In Idiomarina sp. PL1-037, a single genomic region encodes these proteins:
- a CDS encoding PAS domain-containing protein, producing MIDDMDELHSKLSILGAIDVGIVVIDNDNNIQMWNEFMQNHSGLRPSEVRDKNLFHCCPGIEKVWFQRKIDRVRELSSRVFITWQQRPYVFRFRHSRPISGQSEWMYQNVTLIPLKNPRGEVHQVGIIIYDVSEQPSHE from the coding sequence ATGATAGACGATATGGACGAACTGCACAGCAAGCTGAGCATTTTGGGCGCTATTGATGTTGGTATTGTGGTTATTGATAACGACAATAACATTCAGATGTGGAACGAGTTTATGCAGAACCACAGCGGCCTGCGTCCGAGTGAAGTGCGCGATAAAAATTTATTTCATTGCTGTCCGGGTATCGAAAAGGTCTGGTTTCAGCGTAAAATTGACCGGGTGCGAGAGTTAAGTTCGCGGGTATTTATTACCTGGCAGCAGCGCCCTTATGTGTTTCGTTTTCGTCACAGCCGGCCAATTAGCGGCCAAAGTGAATGGATGTATCAAAACGTCACGTTAATTCCGCTTAAGAACCCGCGTGGTGAAGTGCACCAGGTGGGCATTATTATTTACGATGTGAGTGAACAACCCAGCCATGAGTGA
- a CDS encoding response regulator, which translates to MTLKVTLCDDSKMARKQLLRTLPDDWDAEVHQAEHGEQALTCVREGRAEVLFLDLNMPVKDGYETLQAIKEEQLETLVIVVSGDIQPEAQKRVQALGAMAFVKKPMKPEDIQTLLQQFGLYQPAAGQLKLADETSQAPANPLDVYREVSNVAMGQAGDHLARVLDTFIELPVPNVNFIAPSELHMAIESIDTNKQVAAVSQGFSGSGILGEALTLFNEASIDDIGKLLGAKFGESGSIKQQRIESLMDVASILSSACLNGLGQQLHVEFAASQPVLLGEHQSMQELIKHGEHRWQKILAIEIGYQLPEHKLAFDLLLLFPADAVKILDQQLAHWLQGDDE; encoded by the coding sequence ATGACCTTAAAAGTCACTCTGTGCGATGATTCCAAAATGGCGCGTAAGCAGCTACTGCGTACGCTGCCAGATGACTGGGATGCTGAGGTTCACCAGGCGGAGCATGGCGAGCAGGCGCTGACGTGCGTGCGCGAAGGCCGTGCTGAAGTACTGTTTCTGGACTTAAACATGCCGGTAAAAGACGGTTATGAAACCCTTCAGGCAATAAAAGAAGAGCAATTAGAAACTCTGGTTATTGTCGTGTCCGGCGACATTCAGCCCGAGGCTCAAAAGCGCGTTCAGGCTCTGGGCGCTATGGCTTTTGTGAAAAAACCGATGAAGCCAGAGGACATACAAACTCTGTTGCAGCAGTTTGGTTTGTACCAACCGGCCGCCGGTCAGCTGAAACTGGCCGATGAAACATCACAGGCTCCGGCGAATCCATTGGATGTGTACCGTGAAGTATCGAACGTTGCTATGGGACAAGCCGGTGACCATTTAGCCCGGGTGCTGGATACTTTTATTGAACTGCCTGTGCCTAACGTCAATTTCATTGCTCCGTCTGAACTGCACATGGCAATAGAGTCTATCGACACAAACAAGCAGGTCGCGGCGGTAAGTCAGGGGTTTTCCGGCAGCGGTATACTGGGCGAAGCACTAACCTTGTTCAATGAGGCCTCTATTGACGATATTGGCAAGCTGTTGGGGGCTAAGTTTGGCGAGAGTGGCTCAATTAAGCAACAACGCATCGAATCGTTAATGGATGTCGCGTCCATTTTGTCCTCGGCGTGTTTAAACGGCTTAGGCCAGCAGTTGCATGTGGAATTTGCGGCTTCGCAGCCGGTGCTCCTAGGCGAACATCAGTCAATGCAGGAATTGATTAAGCACGGCGAACATCGCTGGCAGAAAATTCTTGCAATAGAAATTGGTTATCAGTTGCCGGAACACAAACTGGCCTTCGATTTACTGCTGTTATTCCCTGCCGACGCGGTGAAAATTCTTGACCAGCAGTTGGCTCATTGGCTTCAGGGAGACGACGAATGA
- a CDS encoding sulfite exporter TauE/SafE family protein, producing MLLTTWIWCIGGGAVAGLLAGLLGIGGGLVIVPLLIYLLPIIGVPPELVVPSAIATSLATICMTTASASRAHAKHGLMEKFWLIRVLPGLSVGAMTGAFLVTVVDPDWLKIIFSVVLIALAFRMALPQKTGEPLTSVSKRLVALGSYIIGTISGLVGIGGGALTVPFLSRMRLPVRQAIAISSLGSFVIGCSSVVMFILNGWLSGRETGALGLIHVPAWVGISVASVLFAPLGAKLAHKLPVKQLQRVFAAFLILVAIQLIFN from the coding sequence ATGTTACTCACCACCTGGATTTGGTGTATTGGGGGCGGAGCCGTAGCGGGTTTATTAGCCGGCCTGCTGGGTATTGGCGGCGGTCTGGTTATTGTGCCGCTGCTCATTTATTTACTGCCTATTATTGGCGTGCCGCCGGAGTTGGTTGTGCCCAGCGCTATCGCCACCAGCTTGGCCACTATTTGTATGACAACCGCCAGTGCCTCGCGCGCGCACGCGAAGCATGGTTTGATGGAAAAGTTCTGGCTCATTCGAGTGTTGCCGGGCTTGTCTGTTGGTGCAATGACGGGCGCTTTTTTGGTGACTGTCGTTGACCCTGACTGGTTAAAAATCATTTTCTCCGTGGTGCTAATAGCACTCGCGTTTCGTATGGCGTTGCCGCAGAAAACCGGTGAGCCATTAACGTCGGTGTCCAAACGGTTAGTGGCGCTGGGCAGTTACATTATTGGTACTATTTCTGGGCTGGTTGGTATTGGCGGCGGTGCGCTGACTGTGCCGTTTTTAAGTCGCATGCGGTTGCCGGTACGCCAGGCTATTGCTATTTCCTCGCTCGGCAGCTTTGTTATCGGTTGCAGCTCGGTCGTGATGTTTATTTTAAATGGCTGGTTGTCGGGTAGGGAAACCGGCGCTCTAGGTTTAATTCACGTGCCCGCCTGGGTGGGGATTTCCGTTGCGTCGGTGTTATTCGCCCCACTGGGTGCTAAACTGGCGCACAAATTACCAGTGAAACAGTTACAGCGCGTTTTTGCGGCGTTTTTAATTCTGGTCGCTATACAACTTATTTTTAATTAA
- a CDS encoding thymidylate synthase — MKQYLQLCQRIVDEGVWVNNERTGINCLTVINADLEYDVANNQFPLITTRRSYYKSAIAELLGYLRGYDSAAQFRDIGCKTWDANANENQAWLNNPNRKGEDDMGRVYGVQGRSWQKPDGNHLDQLKKVINNLSKGIDDRGEIVTFYNPGELELGCLRPCMHTHNFSLLGDTLYLTSYQRSCDVPLGLNFNQIQCFVLLALVAQITGHKPGKAYHKIVNAHIYENQLELMRDVQLKREPFPSPQLHINPDIKSLEDIETWVSKDDFTVSGYQCHEPIKYPFAV, encoded by the coding sequence ATGAAACAATATTTACAACTGTGCCAACGCATTGTCGACGAAGGGGTCTGGGTTAACAATGAACGTACAGGCATTAACTGCCTGACGGTCATAAACGCTGATTTAGAATACGACGTTGCCAACAACCAATTCCCGCTAATTACCACTCGGAGAAGCTATTACAAGTCGGCTATTGCTGAGCTTCTAGGGTACTTGCGAGGCTACGACAGCGCCGCCCAATTCCGTGATATTGGCTGCAAAACCTGGGACGCCAATGCCAACGAAAACCAGGCATGGTTGAATAACCCGAATCGCAAAGGCGAAGACGACATGGGACGCGTTTACGGCGTGCAGGGGCGTTCATGGCAAAAGCCGGATGGAAACCACTTAGATCAGTTGAAAAAGGTTATTAATAACCTGTCGAAAGGCATTGATGACCGTGGAGAAATCGTGACCTTCTATAACCCAGGCGAACTTGAACTGGGTTGTTTGCGTCCGTGCATGCATACCCACAACTTTTCGCTGTTAGGTGACACGTTGTATCTGACGTCGTACCAACGCAGCTGTGACGTACCTTTGGGGCTTAATTTTAATCAAATTCAGTGCTTTGTTCTTTTAGCTTTGGTGGCACAAATTACCGGTCACAAGCCAGGCAAGGCCTACCACAAGATAGTGAACGCTCACATTTACGAAAACCAGTTAGAGTTAATGCGTGATGTTCAACTGAAACGCGAACCTTTTCCATCGCCTCAGCTTCACATAAACCCAGACATTAAATCTCTGGAAGACATTGAAACCTGGGTCAGCAAAGACGATTTCACCGTCAGCGGTTACCAGTGCCACGAACCCATTAAATACCCATTCGCCGTGTAG
- the tcdA gene encoding tRNA cyclic N6-threonylcarbamoyladenosine(37) synthase TcdA, giving the protein MSEAVPDQRFGGVSRVYGQASLTHFQQLHIVVAGLGGVGSWAVEALARTGIGKLTLIDLDDVCTTNINRQLPATDDTVGQLKTEVLAQRVKSINPNCEVKVIDDFLLPENFEEYLTGADAVLDAIDSVNTKAALVAWCKRRKLRLVVCGGAGGQIDPGMIRVGDLAKAKQDPLLAKVRSQLRRDYGFSKNPKRKWGVDCVYSEEQLRYPIISGEQEGEVTLQKPGSGTMRMDCSSGFGAAMVVTCSFAMQATATLLKRLTSKK; this is encoded by the coding sequence ATGAGTGAAGCAGTACCTGATCAGCGTTTTGGCGGCGTAAGCCGTGTATACGGGCAAGCGTCGTTAACGCATTTTCAGCAGTTACACATTGTGGTCGCCGGGCTTGGCGGCGTTGGTTCCTGGGCGGTGGAAGCACTGGCGCGCACCGGCATTGGCAAGCTCACACTCATTGACTTAGACGATGTCTGCACCACCAATATTAATCGTCAGTTGCCGGCTACCGATGACACTGTTGGGCAACTCAAAACAGAAGTACTGGCACAGCGAGTGAAAAGCATTAACCCCAACTGCGAAGTAAAGGTTATTGATGACTTCTTGTTGCCGGAAAACTTTGAAGAATACTTGACCGGCGCCGATGCCGTGCTCGATGCCATAGACAGCGTTAACACCAAAGCGGCGCTGGTGGCCTGGTGTAAACGCCGCAAGCTACGCTTAGTAGTGTGTGGCGGCGCCGGTGGGCAGATAGACCCTGGCATGATCCGTGTCGGTGATTTAGCCAAAGCCAAACAAGACCCGTTACTGGCCAAAGTACGCTCACAACTGCGCCGCGACTACGGCTTCTCCAAGAACCCCAAACGTAAATGGGGCGTCGACTGTGTCTATTCCGAAGAGCAACTGCGCTATCCAATAATTTCCGGTGAGCAAGAAGGTGAAGTCACACTGCAAAAACCCGGCTCCGGCACCATGCGCATGGACTGCAGCTCCGGCTTCGGTGCCGCCATGGTGGTCACCTGCAGCTTCGCCATGCAAGCTACTGCTACGTTATTGAAGCGGTTGACATCCAAAAAATAA
- the lgt gene encoding prolipoprotein diacylglyceryl transferase codes for MPSNDYWQFPAIDPVLFHIWGPLDIRWYGLAYIAAFAFAYFWGMRQTKTDPNWSKEEFSDLMFWGFIGVILGGRIGYTLFYHFDYFIDNPLYLFYIHEGGMSFHGGLLGVIAAMYLYARKKQRSFLQVGDFVAPLVPMGLFFGRIGNFINGELWGRAAEVPWAIYFPSGGPVPRHPSQLYEALLEGLLLFAVILWFQRKPRGVGAVSGLFLLGYGVARFIVEFFREPDAHLGLLSLGMSMGQWLTLPMIILGIILMVRAKKQSPTV; via the coding sequence GTGCCGTCTAATGACTATTGGCAATTTCCCGCCATTGATCCTGTTCTTTTTCATATTTGGGGACCTTTGGACATTCGCTGGTATGGCCTTGCCTATATAGCGGCTTTTGCCTTCGCTTATTTTTGGGGTATGCGTCAGACCAAAACAGACCCCAACTGGAGCAAAGAAGAGTTCAGCGACCTGATGTTCTGGGGCTTTATTGGCGTTATTCTGGGTGGCCGTATTGGTTATACCTTGTTCTATCACTTTGACTACTTTATCGATAACCCGTTGTACCTGTTTTACATTCACGAAGGCGGTATGTCGTTCCACGGTGGCTTGCTGGGTGTTATTGCGGCTATGTACCTGTATGCCCGCAAAAAACAGCGCTCGTTTTTGCAGGTAGGCGACTTTGTTGCGCCGTTGGTGCCTATGGGACTATTTTTTGGACGCATTGGTAACTTTATTAACGGCGAGCTTTGGGGGCGTGCGGCAGAAGTGCCGTGGGCTATATACTTTCCCAGCGGTGGGCCAGTGCCGCGGCATCCATCGCAGCTTTACGAAGCTTTGCTTGAAGGCTTATTGCTGTTTGCCGTTATTTTGTGGTTCCAGCGCAAACCCCGTGGCGTTGGTGCGGTTAGTGGACTGTTCCTGTTAGGTTACGGCGTGGCTCGTTTCATAGTAGAGTTTTTCCGCGAACCCGATGCGCACTTAGGCCTGCTGTCTCTGGGTATGTCCATGGGGCAATGGCTGACCCTGCCAATGATCATTCTGGGTATCATTCTGATGGTGCGCGCCAAGAAACAATCGCCTACGGTCTGA
- a CDS encoding HipA domain-containing protein, producing MLRCNNNDEVWIDTFQDGTNTQDAFYLVKFPRGQRKQIDCDILRAEYHFYCELEEIGVSTIATEQMRLEEGDNFPSLWLPRFDVEAVNGVVTRKAMESVYSILKRAPGVRLRHADVIRELVSKIENSYMVKEQGAYFNVEAFVTEWVRRDLLNIAFGNSDNHGRNTAFFRDESGIKLTPIYDFAPMRADPEGVPRSTVWGEPMESGGEYNFSAICEELSDLIKPEQLLSDLNTTAEQLIGLESRLRKRGVPDSIMTMPKVGLANIPEKLKRWGLL from the coding sequence TTGCTGCGATGCAATAATAATGACGAAGTTTGGATAGATACGTTTCAAGACGGAACCAATACTCAGGACGCATTTTATCTGGTGAAATTTCCCCGGGGTCAACGAAAGCAAATTGACTGCGATATCCTGCGCGCGGAATATCACTTTTATTGCGAGCTCGAGGAAATAGGAGTTAGCACCATAGCAACCGAACAGATGAGGCTTGAAGAAGGAGATAACTTTCCGTCACTTTGGCTTCCTCGTTTCGACGTTGAAGCTGTTAATGGCGTCGTTACTCGTAAGGCTATGGAGTCTGTCTATTCAATATTAAAGCGAGCGCCCGGTGTACGTCTTCGTCATGCCGATGTAATACGTGAGTTAGTCAGCAAAATTGAAAACTCATACATGGTGAAAGAGCAGGGAGCTTATTTTAATGTAGAGGCGTTCGTAACCGAATGGGTACGGCGGGATCTATTGAATATCGCTTTTGGTAACTCGGATAATCACGGTCGCAACACGGCATTTTTCAGAGATGAAAGCGGCATAAAGCTCACTCCAATTTATGATTTTGCTCCAATGCGAGCAGACCCCGAAGGTGTACCAAGATCGACCGTTTGGGGAGAGCCAATGGAAAGCGGCGGCGAATATAACTTTAGCGCCATCTGCGAGGAGCTTTCTGACTTAATAAAACCTGAACAATTGCTCAGTGACCTGAATACGACGGCTGAGCAACTTATTGGCTTGGAAAGCAGATTAAGAAAGCGGGGCGTTCCAGACAGTATTATGACCATGCCCAAAGTCGGACTGGCAAATATTCCAGAAAAACTGAAACGCTGGGGGCTGCTATGA